A window of Xylophilus sp. GW821-FHT01B05 contains these coding sequences:
- a CDS encoding RNA-binding protein: protein MGNKLYVGNLPYSVRDSDLEQAFGQFGAVTSAKVMMERDTGRSKGFGFVEMGSDEEAQAAVNGMNGQPLGGRSVVVNEARPMEARPPRSGGYGGGGGGGYGGGGGGGGYGGGGGGGAGGRSGGGGGYGGRGGGGGGGGGDGGFRSPYGSGPRGGRNSGGGGGGGYGGGGNGGY, encoded by the coding sequence ATGGGCAACAAACTCTACGTTGGCAACCTGCCTTACTCCGTACGCGACAGCGATCTGGAACAGGCCTTCGGCCAATTTGGCGCCGTCACCAGCGCCAAGGTCATGATGGAGCGCGACACCGGCCGCTCCAAAGGCTTTGGTTTTGTCGAGATGGGCAGCGATGAAGAAGCCCAGGCTGCCGTCAATGGCATGAACGGCCAGCCACTTGGCGGCCGCAGCGTCGTGGTCAACGAAGCCCGTCCCATGGAAGCACGCCCCCCGCGCAGCGGTGGCTACGGCGGCGGTGGTGGTGGCGGCTACGGCGGTGGAGGCGGCGGTGGTGGATATGGCGGCGGCGGCGGCGGTGGTGCTGGTGGCCGTAGCGGCGGTGGCGGCGGCTATGGTGGTCGCGGCGGCGGCGGTGGTGGTGGTGGCGGCGACGGTGGTTTCCGCAGTCCCTACGGCTCCGGTCCGCGTGGCGGCCGCAACAGCGGTGGCGGCGGTGGTGGTGGATACGGCGGCGGCGGCAACGGCGGCTACTGA
- a CDS encoding M20/M25/M40 family metallo-hydrolase: MHILSRHRLAPLCSALALGLLAYSPVTRAQSAVAAPSATVQQVVLAVHSAPAVRQVLDDLRADHARTVEELRTLTQIPAPPFKEQKRAEYFVARLRALGISDAYVDKEGNAIGIRKGMGQGPKLVVSAHMDTVFPEGTDVTVNERDGKLYAPGISDDTRGLTVLLSWLKALNERKLQTVGDIVFVGNVGEEELGNLRGMKALFAAQPDIDGMVGLEPGVGDTILNQGTGSHRYDVAFKGPGGHSFGAFGQVPSAIHAMGRAIAHIGDVQVPANPKTTFTVGKVGGGTSVNTIAGDANMAVDIRSNALPELLQAEKDIMAAIQRGVDEENRRWNAPVKITVTSTLIGDRPAGSTAATEPIVQAAVGAVTLAGWKPGLRAASTDANVPMGLGIPAIILGSGGKTGGFHALGEWFDPTDAWQGAQTSLTTVLALVGVQGVSQPLLAKRAPR; encoded by the coding sequence ATGCACATTCTTTCCCGCCACCGTCTGGCCCCGCTCTGCTCTGCCTTGGCGTTGGGCCTTCTGGCTTACTCCCCCGTCACGCGTGCCCAGTCGGCCGTCGCCGCGCCCAGCGCTACGGTGCAGCAGGTGGTACTGGCCGTGCACTCCGCGCCCGCCGTGCGCCAGGTGCTGGATGACCTCAGGGCCGACCATGCCCGCACGGTCGAAGAGTTGCGCACGCTGACGCAGATCCCGGCGCCGCCCTTCAAGGAGCAGAAGCGCGCCGAATACTTCGTGGCGCGGCTGCGCGCGCTGGGCATCAGCGACGCCTATGTCGACAAGGAAGGCAATGCCATCGGCATCCGCAAGGGCATGGGCCAGGGCCCGAAGCTGGTGGTGTCGGCCCACATGGACACGGTGTTCCCCGAAGGCACCGACGTGACCGTGAACGAGCGCGACGGCAAGCTGTACGCGCCCGGCATCTCTGACGACACGCGCGGCCTGACCGTGCTGCTGTCCTGGCTCAAGGCCTTGAACGAGCGCAAGTTGCAGACCGTGGGCGATATCGTCTTCGTCGGCAATGTGGGCGAGGAAGAGCTGGGCAACCTGCGTGGCATGAAGGCGCTGTTTGCGGCCCAGCCCGACATCGACGGCATGGTCGGCCTGGAGCCCGGCGTGGGCGACACCATCCTGAACCAGGGCACCGGCAGCCACCGCTACGACGTCGCCTTCAAGGGCCCCGGCGGCCACAGCTTTGGTGCATTTGGCCAGGTGCCCAGCGCGATCCACGCCATGGGCCGCGCCATCGCCCACATCGGCGACGTGCAGGTGCCGGCCAACCCCAAGACCACCTTTACCGTGGGCAAGGTGGGTGGCGGCACTTCCGTCAACACGATTGCGGGCGATGCCAACATGGCGGTGGACATTCGCTCCAACGCGCTGCCCGAGTTGCTACAGGCCGAGAAAGACATCATGGCCGCCATCCAGCGCGGCGTGGACGAAGAAAACCGCCGCTGGAACGCGCCGGTGAAGATCACCGTCACCTCCACGCTGATTGGCGACCGCCCCGCCGGCAGCACGGCCGCGACCGAGCCCATCGTGCAGGCCGCCGTGGGCGCCGTCACGCTGGCTGGCTGGAAGCCGGGGCTGCGCGCGGCCAGCACCGACGCCAACGTACCCATGGGCCTGGGCATCCCGGCCATCATCCTGGGCAGCGGCGGCAAGACCGGCGGCTTTCACGCGCTGGGCGAGTGGTTCGACCCGACCGATGCCTGGCAGGGCGCGCAGACCAGCCTGACGACGGTGCTGGCGCTGGTGGGCGTGCAGGGCGTGAGCCAGCCGCTATTGGCCAAGCGCGCGCCGCGCTGA
- a CDS encoding SDR family oxidoreductase produces the protein MAAPLVFITGASSGIGQALAARYHQAGFRLALAARRVSEMESWANAAGVPADSYKIYSADVADIDSIVAAGRACLAEQGVPDVVIANAGISVGIDTAERSDLEVLAQTLATNNVGLAATFHPFITAMVQRAKQQGRPGRLVGIGSVAGIRGLPGHGAYCASKAAVIAYCESLRGELRGTGVRVTTLCPGYIDTPLTRENRYSMPFLMTPEAFADQAFAAIAAGSSYRVIPWQMGIVAKLLRLLPNGLFDRLLAGRPRKHRRSEDAPH, from the coding sequence ATGGCCGCTCCGCTTGTTTTCATCACCGGTGCGTCCAGTGGCATAGGCCAGGCGCTGGCCGCGCGCTACCACCAGGCCGGCTTCCGCCTGGCACTGGCCGCACGCCGGGTATCAGAGATGGAATCCTGGGCAAACGCAGCAGGGGTGCCGGCTGATAGCTATAAAATTTATAGTGCCGACGTGGCAGACATCGACAGCATCGTCGCCGCCGGTCGTGCCTGCCTGGCCGAGCAGGGAGTGCCCGACGTGGTCATTGCTAACGCCGGCATCAGCGTCGGTATCGACACCGCCGAGCGCTCAGACCTGGAAGTGCTGGCCCAGACCCTGGCCACCAACAACGTGGGTCTGGCAGCGACCTTCCATCCATTCATCACGGCCATGGTGCAGCGCGCCAAGCAGCAAGGCCGGCCCGGCCGCTTGGTGGGCATCGGCAGCGTCGCCGGCATCCGCGGCCTGCCAGGCCATGGCGCTTATTGCGCCAGCAAGGCGGCCGTCATCGCCTACTGCGAAAGCCTGCGCGGCGAGTTGCGCGGCACGGGGGTGCGGGTCACCACGCTGTGCCCGGGCTACATCGACACGCCGCTCACGCGGGAGAACCGTTACTCCATGCCCTTCCTGATGACGCCCGAGGCCTTTGCCGACCAGGCTTTTGCGGCCATCGCGGCGGGCAGCAGCTACCGTGTCATTCCCTGGCAGATGGGCATCGTGGCCAAGCTGCTGCGGCTCCTGCCCAATGGCTTGTTCGACCGCCTGCTGGCGGGACGCCCGCGCAAGCATCGGCGCAGCGAAGACGCGCCGCACTAA
- a CDS encoding YidB family protein, whose protein sequence is MGLLDSVISAFGDKSAQPEQAPGAGGLGGLAGLGGLGALAGVLGPLLSSSSSPVGGLSGLAEKFGQAGLGHLVQSWIGNGANLPVSEEQLKSVLGSETITNLAAKVGIDPAQLQSHLAEYLPALVNHLTPNGALPAPGEEAPAGGLLASLGNMLGGQNKLG, encoded by the coding sequence ATGGGACTCCTGGATTCAGTCATTTCGGCGTTCGGCGATAAATCTGCGCAACCAGAGCAAGCTCCCGGCGCGGGCGGCCTTGGCGGCCTGGCGGGCCTGGGCGGGCTCGGCGCCCTCGCCGGTGTGCTTGGGCCGTTGTTGTCCTCCTCCAGCAGCCCGGTCGGCGGGCTGTCGGGCCTGGCCGAGAAATTCGGCCAAGCCGGGCTGGGCCACCTGGTGCAGTCCTGGATCGGCAACGGCGCCAACCTGCCGGTGTCCGAAGAGCAGCTGAAAAGCGTGCTGGGCAGCGAGACCATCACCAACCTCGCGGCCAAGGTCGGTATCGACCCGGCGCAACTGCAGTCGCACCTGGCCGAGTACCTGCCGGCGCTGGTCAACCACCTGACCCCCAACGGCGCGCTGCCCGCCCCGGGTGAGGAGGCCCCGGCCGGCGGCCTGCTGGCCAGCCTGGGCAACATGCTGGGCGGGCAGAACAAGCTCGGCTGA
- the metW gene encoding methionine biosynthesis protein MetW: MSDSLTMRLIAQLVPEGSRVLDLGCGDGAMLDLLQRERGCTGYGIEIADANVLACVQRGVNVIQRNLEAGLDLFDDSSFDVVLQLDTLQHLRNAETMLRETVRVGRIGIVAFPNFAHWPNRLSVLRGRMPVTRRLPYQWYDTPNIRVGTYRDFAALAQKNQLRTLDAFGLQEGREVRFLPNVRAGTAVFKFERGD; the protein is encoded by the coding sequence ATGAGCGATTCCCTGACCATGCGCCTGATCGCGCAACTCGTGCCCGAAGGCTCGCGCGTGCTGGACCTGGGCTGCGGCGACGGCGCCATGCTGGATCTGCTGCAGCGTGAGCGCGGCTGCACCGGCTACGGCATCGAGATTGCCGACGCCAATGTGCTGGCCTGCGTGCAGCGCGGCGTCAACGTGATTCAGCGCAACCTCGAAGCCGGGCTGGACCTGTTCGACGACAGCTCCTTCGATGTCGTGCTGCAGCTCGACACGCTGCAGCATCTGCGCAATGCCGAGACCATGTTGCGCGAAACCGTGCGCGTGGGCCGCATCGGCATCGTCGCCTTCCCCAACTTTGCGCACTGGCCCAATCGCCTGTCGGTGCTGCGCGGCCGCATGCCGGTGACGCGGCGCCTGCCCTACCAGTGGTATGACACGCCCAACATCCGTGTCGGCACCTACCGCGACTTTGCTGCGCTGGCGCAGAAGAACCAGCTGCGCACGCTGGACGCCTTTGGGCTGCAAGAGGGGCGTGAAGTGCGCTTCTTGCCGAATGTGCGTGCGGGCACGGCGGTGTTCAAGTTCGAGCGCGGAGACTGA
- a CDS encoding HAD hydrolase family protein, with the protein MSPLPPLAPVLRWAPELLLRAQDVRVAFFDVDGVLTDGGLYFTEYPEPDPRMGSETIKRFNTLDGHGLKLLQRAGIEPAIVTGRDSRPLRARLAALGITHTHFGTEDKRPAAEATLAALGLGWHQAAAMGDDWPDLPLLRRAAFACAPKEAHAEVAAVAHHVTTAPAGHGAVRECCDLLLVATGRYDALLQDYAR; encoded by the coding sequence ATGAGTCCCTTGCCACCACTCGCGCCCGTGCTGCGCTGGGCCCCCGAGCTGCTGCTGCGCGCGCAGGACGTGCGCGTGGCCTTCTTCGATGTGGACGGCGTGCTGACCGATGGCGGCCTGTACTTCACCGAATACCCGGAGCCCGATCCGCGCATGGGCAGCGAAACCATCAAGCGCTTCAACACGCTCGACGGCCATGGCCTGAAGCTGCTGCAGCGCGCCGGCATAGAGCCGGCCATCGTCACCGGCCGCGATTCGCGGCCGCTGCGCGCGCGCCTGGCCGCGTTGGGCATCACGCACACGCACTTCGGCACCGAAGACAAACGCCCTGCCGCCGAAGCCACGCTGGCCGCGCTTGGCCTGGGCTGGCACCAGGCCGCCGCCATGGGTGACGACTGGCCCGACCTGCCGCTGCTGCGCCGCGCCGCTTTCGCCTGCGCGCCAAAGGAGGCACATGCCGAAGTCGCCGCCGTTGCGCATCACGTGACGACCGCCCCGGCCGGCCATGGCGCGGTGCGCGAATGCTGCGATTTGCTGCTGGTCGCAACCGGCCGCTACGACGCGCTGCTGCAGGACTACGCCCGGTGA
- a CDS encoding polymer-forming cytoskeletal protein, which translates to MALQSPFFGKREAEPLNSRPNPPAGSSSMALPSSSGSSSSSSSPLSSTPVSDPRGNSLSGAPAAAVGAVSADAKESASKLTVGPNIKLKGVEITDCDTLVVEGIVEATMDSRVIRIAEQGAFKGSAEIDIAEIHGAFDGTLTVRDKLVIYSTGRVTGTVRYGKLVIEEGGQLSGDITFGFNGASKGALKSA; encoded by the coding sequence ATGGCGCTGCAATCCCCCTTCTTTGGCAAACGAGAGGCTGAACCTTTGAACTCCCGTCCTAACCCGCCCGCGGGTTCGTCGTCGATGGCCCTGCCGTCGTCTTCGGGCTCTTCTTCCTCCTCCTCATCCCCCCTGAGCAGCACGCCGGTCAGCGACCCGCGTGGCAACTCGCTGTCGGGCGCGCCCGCGGCGGCGGTCGGTGCTGTATCGGCCGACGCCAAGGAGAGCGCCAGCAAGCTCACCGTCGGCCCCAACATCAAGCTGAAGGGCGTGGAGATCACCGACTGCGACACCTTGGTGGTCGAGGGCATCGTCGAAGCCACCATGGATTCACGCGTGATCCGCATCGCCGAGCAGGGCGCGTTCAAGGGCTCGGCCGAGATCGACATCGCCGAGATCCACGGCGCCTTCGACGGCACCCTGACCGTGCGCGACAAGCTGGTGATCTATTCCACCGGCCGCGTCACCGGCACGGTGCGCTACGGCAAGCTGGTGATCGAAGAGGGCGGCCAGCTCTCGGGCGACATCACCTTTGGCTTCAACGGCGCGAGCAAGGGCGCACTGAAGTCGGCCTAA
- a CDS encoding M20 family metallopeptidase — translation MNAPLHREIPAGLLDSARLRNDVTAQWDGDIVRQLTDYIAIPAKSPAFDADWAQHGYLETVLRNAAQWVEAQKVEGLQLEIVRLPGRTPVIFFEVPATGTKVSDTVLMYGHLDKQPEFTGWRSDLGPWTPKYQDGKLYGRGGADDGYAIYASIAAVQALKAQGVAHPRIVGLIETCEESGSYDLLPYVDALRARLGNVGLVVCMDSGAGNYDQLWLTTSLRGVASGTLKVEVLTEGVHSGDASGLVPSSFRILRHLLDRLEDSATGRLLPASFHCEVPAERLDQARATAAILGDEIHKRFPWAHYDCAGSTQFALPTTTDPVEALLNRTWKPALSVIGVDGFPALKDAGNVLRPFTAFKLSLRLPPLVEADRAVQELKALLEDNAPYQAKVTFQGNGATGWNAPTTAPWFARALDAASQTHFGASCGYIGQGGTIPLMNMLSQGFPKAQMMVCGVLGPKSNAHGPNEFLHVPYARRLTAAVAEVIAAMAAPVDSTVSA, via the coding sequence ATGAACGCCCCCCTGCACCGCGAGATCCCCGCCGGCCTGCTTGACAGCGCCCGGCTGCGCAACGACGTCACTGCCCAATGGGATGGCGACATCGTGCGCCAGCTCACCGACTACATCGCCATTCCGGCCAAGTCGCCCGCTTTCGACGCCGACTGGGCGCAGCACGGCTACCTGGAAACCGTGCTGCGCAATGCCGCGCAGTGGGTCGAGGCGCAGAAAGTCGAAGGCCTGCAACTCGAGATCGTGCGCCTGCCCGGCCGCACGCCGGTGATCTTCTTTGAAGTGCCCGCCACCGGCACCAAGGTGAGCGACACCGTGCTGATGTACGGCCACCTCGACAAGCAACCTGAATTCACCGGCTGGCGCAGCGACCTCGGCCCTTGGACGCCCAAGTACCAAGACGGCAAGCTCTACGGCCGCGGCGGCGCGGATGACGGCTACGCCATCTATGCCTCCATCGCCGCGGTGCAGGCGCTCAAGGCCCAGGGCGTGGCACACCCGCGCATCGTCGGCCTGATCGAGACCTGCGAAGAGTCCGGCTCCTATGACCTACTGCCTTATGTGGACGCACTGCGTGCACGCCTGGGCAACGTGGGCTTGGTGGTCTGCATGGATTCAGGTGCCGGCAACTACGACCAGCTCTGGCTCACCACCAGCCTGCGCGGCGTGGCCAGCGGCACGCTCAAGGTCGAGGTGCTGACCGAAGGCGTGCACTCGGGCGATGCCTCGGGCCTGGTGCCCTCGTCCTTCCGCATCCTGCGCCACCTGTTGGATCGGCTCGAAGACAGCGCCACCGGCCGCCTGCTGCCGGCCAGCTTTCATTGCGAGGTGCCGGCCGAGCGCCTGGACCAGGCGCGCGCCACCGCCGCCATCCTGGGCGACGAGATCCATAAGCGCTTTCCGTGGGCGCACTACGACTGCGCCGGCTCGACCCAGTTCGCGCTGCCCACCACCACCGACCCGGTCGAGGCGCTGCTCAACCGCACCTGGAAGCCCGCGCTCAGCGTTATCGGCGTCGATGGCTTTCCGGCGCTGAAAGACGCGGGCAATGTGCTGCGGCCCTTCACCGCCTTCAAGCTCAGCCTGCGCCTGCCGCCGCTGGTGGAGGCCGACCGCGCGGTGCAAGAGCTGAAGGCGCTGCTGGAAGACAACGCGCCCTACCAGGCCAAGGTCACCTTCCAGGGCAACGGCGCCACCGGCTGGAACGCGCCCACCACGGCGCCCTGGTTTGCGCGCGCGCTGGATGCCGCCAGCCAGACGCACTTCGGCGCGTCCTGTGGCTATATCGGCCAGGGCGGCACCATCCCGCTGATGAACATGCTGAGCCAGGGCTTTCCCAAGGCGCAGATGATGGTCTGCGGCGTGCTGGGCCCGAAGAGCAACGCGCACGGGCCCAATGAGTTCCTGCACGTGCCCTATGCGCGCCGGCTCACCGCAGCGGTGGCCGAGGTGATTGCCGCCATGGCGGCGCCGGTCGACAGCACTGTTTCAGCATAA
- the lptC gene encoding LPS export ABC transporter periplasmic protein LptC, with protein sequence MSSFRIPGPKATLQLAADRLSIYLPIAVMGVLALGSYWLVRSTPPPAAPEVAQPVRHESDYFMRDFAVRNFDVNGRLRSEIFGVEGRHYPDNDTLEIDKPRIRSISEDGNLITATANQGLSNGDGTEVQLFGNAIVTRAPTVDKAGRPVPKMEFRGEFLHANTQTERMLSNKPVVLTRGDDRFTGDRMDYDNMSQIMNLHGRVRGVLVPSPAPAPTPKR encoded by the coding sequence GTGAGCAGCTTTCGCATCCCAGGCCCGAAGGCCACGCTGCAACTGGCGGCCGATCGCCTGTCCATCTACCTGCCGATCGCGGTGATGGGCGTGCTGGCCCTGGGCAGCTACTGGCTGGTGCGCAGCACGCCGCCGCCTGCGGCGCCCGAGGTGGCGCAACCGGTGCGGCACGAGTCCGACTACTTCATGCGCGATTTCGCGGTGCGCAACTTCGACGTCAACGGCAGGCTCCGCAGCGAGATATTCGGCGTCGAGGGGCGCCATTACCCTGACAACGACACGCTGGAAATCGACAAGCCGCGCATCCGCTCCATCAGCGAAGACGGCAACCTGATCACAGCCACCGCCAACCAGGGCCTGAGCAATGGCGACGGCACCGAGGTCCAGCTGTTCGGCAACGCCATCGTCACGCGCGCGCCCACCGTCGACAAGGCGGGCCGGCCAGTGCCCAAGATGGAGTTCCGTGGCGAGTTCCTGCATGCCAACACCCAGACCGAGCGCATGCTCTCCAACAAGCCCGTGGTCCTGACCCGTGGCGACGACCGTTTCACTGGCGACCGTATGGACTACGACAACATGAGCCAGATCATGAACCTGCACGGCCGGGTGCGCGGCGTGCTCGTGCCAAGCCCGGCGCCTGCACCAACCCCCAAGCGCTGA
- a CDS encoding ammonium transporter codes for MEALKQGADVLFILLGGIMVLAMHAGFAFLELGTVRKKNQVNALVKILVDFSVSTIVYFAVGYGVAYGTHFFIGAQELTQRNGYELVKFFFLLTFAAAIPAVISGGIAERARFWPQLLATAVIVGFIYPFFEGIVWNRHFGVQDWIARTTGADFHDFAGSIVVHAVGGWLALPAVLLLGARSNRYRKDGAISAHPPSNIPFLALGAWILTVGWFGFNVMSAQTIDKVSGLVAVNSLMAMAGGTLAALAFGRNDPGFVHNGPLAGLVAICAGSDLMHPLGALATGLVAGALFVVLFTRTQNRWKIDDVLGVWPLHGLCGVWGGIAAGIFGQQIFGGLGGVSLLAQCMGTLLGVAWALLGGTVVYGVLKLSLGIRLSPEEEFDGADLSVHRISATPEREANW; via the coding sequence ATGGAAGCACTCAAACAGGGCGCTGACGTCCTGTTCATTCTGCTTGGCGGCATCATGGTGCTGGCAATGCACGCGGGATTCGCGTTTCTTGAACTCGGCACCGTTCGCAAGAAGAACCAGGTCAATGCACTGGTCAAGATACTGGTGGACTTCAGCGTCTCCACCATCGTCTATTTCGCCGTCGGCTATGGCGTCGCCTACGGCACGCACTTCTTTATAGGGGCGCAGGAACTGACGCAGCGCAACGGCTATGAGCTGGTGAAGTTCTTCTTCCTGCTGACCTTCGCCGCGGCCATCCCGGCCGTCATCTCCGGTGGCATTGCCGAACGCGCGCGCTTCTGGCCACAACTGCTGGCCACGGCCGTCATCGTCGGCTTCATCTACCCCTTCTTCGAGGGCATCGTCTGGAACCGGCACTTCGGCGTGCAGGACTGGATCGCCCGCACCACGGGCGCGGATTTCCACGACTTCGCCGGCTCCATCGTCGTGCATGCGGTCGGCGGCTGGCTGGCGCTTCCGGCCGTGCTGCTGCTGGGCGCGCGCAGCAACCGCTACCGCAAGGACGGCGCCATCAGTGCGCACCCGCCTTCTAATATCCCGTTCCTGGCGCTGGGCGCCTGGATATTGACCGTGGGCTGGTTCGGCTTCAATGTGATGAGCGCCCAGACCATCGACAAGGTCTCGGGCCTGGTCGCAGTCAATTCGCTGATGGCCATGGCTGGCGGCACGCTTGCTGCGCTGGCCTTCGGCCGCAACGACCCGGGCTTTGTCCACAACGGCCCGCTGGCCGGCCTGGTGGCGATCTGCGCCGGCTCTGATTTGATGCACCCGCTGGGCGCACTGGCCACCGGTCTGGTGGCCGGCGCCCTGTTTGTGGTGCTTTTCACACGCACCCAGAACCGCTGGAAGATAGACGACGTGCTGGGCGTCTGGCCCTTGCACGGCCTGTGCGGCGTCTGGGGCGGCATCGCCGCCGGCATCTTTGGTCAGCAGATATTCGGTGGCCTGGGCGGCGTGAGCCTGCTGGCCCAATGTATGGGCACACTACTCGGCGTCGCCTGGGCGCTGCTGGGTGGCACCGTGGTCTACGGTGTACTAAAGCTGTCGCTGGGCATCCGGCTGAGCCCCGAGGAAGAGTTCGACGGCGCCGATTTGTCCGTCCACCGCATCAGCGCCACCCCCGAGCGCGAAGCCAATTGGTAA
- a CDS encoding homoserine O-acetyltransferase has protein sequence MSFLATPQSLHFAAPLSLQSGAVLADYTLAYETYGTLNADRSNAVLICHALNASHHVAGVYAGQERSEGWWDNMVGPGKPVDTDRFFVIGVNNLGSCFGSTGPADVNPATGRVWGADFPVVTVEDWVNAQARLLDALGIGTLAAVMGGSLGGMQALSWTLQHPQRVRHAVVVASAPNLNAENIAFNEVARRAIVTDPDFHGGHFYEQGVIPKRGLRIARMVGHITYLSDDVMNAKFGRQLRRATEAVVEGAASIEAETYRYSTQEIEFQIESYLRHQADKFSEYFDANTYLLITRALDYFDPARTYGGNLARALERASCRFLLVSFTTDWRFSPTRSREIVRALLDNRRDVSYAEIDAPHGHDAFLLDDARYHDLVRSYFYGIARDLVMGQGALPAAHVEGTAP, from the coding sequence ATGTCGTTTCTCGCTACACCCCAGTCCCTGCATTTCGCCGCGCCGCTGTCGCTGCAGAGCGGTGCTGTGCTGGCCGACTACACGCTGGCCTACGAGACCTACGGCACCTTGAACGCCGACCGCTCCAACGCGGTGTTGATCTGCCATGCGCTCAATGCCTCGCACCACGTAGCCGGCGTGTATGCCGGCCAGGAGCGCTCCGAAGGCTGGTGGGACAACATGGTGGGGCCGGGCAAACCGGTAGATACCGACCGCTTCTTTGTCATTGGCGTAAACAACCTGGGCTCCTGCTTTGGCTCGACCGGGCCGGCGGATGTGAACCCGGCCACGGGCCGGGTCTGGGGCGCGGACTTCCCCGTGGTCACGGTGGAGGACTGGGTCAATGCGCAGGCCCGGCTGCTGGATGCGCTGGGCATCGGCACGCTGGCCGCCGTCATGGGCGGCAGCCTGGGCGGCATGCAGGCGCTGTCGTGGACGCTGCAGCACCCGCAGCGCGTGCGCCATGCGGTGGTGGTGGCCAGCGCGCCCAACCTGAACGCCGAGAACATCGCCTTCAACGAGGTGGCGCGGCGCGCCATCGTGACCGACCCGGACTTCCACGGCGGGCATTTTTATGAGCAGGGCGTGATACCCAAGCGCGGCCTGCGCATTGCGCGCATGGTCGGTCACATCACCTACCTGAGCGATGACGTGATGAACGCCAAGTTTGGCCGGCAGCTGCGCCGCGCCACCGAGGCGGTGGTGGAAGGCGCCGCCAGCATCGAAGCCGAGACCTACCGCTACTCGACGCAAGAGATCGAGTTCCAGATCGAGAGCTACCTGCGCCACCAGGCCGACAAGTTCAGTGAGTACTTCGACGCCAACACCTATCTGTTGATCACGCGCGCGCTGGACTACTTCGACCCGGCCCGCACCTACGGCGGCAACCTGGCCCGTGCGCTGGAGCGCGCCAGTTGCCGCTTTCTGCTGGTGAGCTTCACCACCGACTGGCGTTTCTCGCCGACGCGCAGCCGCGAGATCGTGCGTGCCCTGCTGGATAACCGCCGCGACGTGAGCTACGCCGAGATCGACGCGCCGCACGGCCACGATGCCTTCTTGCTCGACGACGCGCGCTACCACGACCTGGTGCGCTCTTACTTCTATGGCATTGCGCGCGACCTGGTGATGGGCCAGGGCGCCCTGCCTGCGGCCCACGTGGAGGGCACAGCCCCATGA